One genomic region from Kamptonema formosum PCC 6407 encodes:
- a CDS encoding response regulator: MNKPVIICVDDEPTILESLKIELKKALGEEYTIETAEGGVDALELVTELIDEEGCEVPLVISDYFMPDIKGDELLKQIHSISPKTIKILLTGQADLQAVSNAIKYAQLYRYIAKPWHQSDLILTVREAIRSYSQDKQLADQNVKLQQLNEELETLVEQRTAELRLSEEKFAKAFRSSPNPITITRLSDGQHIEVNDAFCAMISCTSEEIIGKTAIELGLWANEKDRARLFQGLAEQGIVRNYEFQFCPKTGEIRTALLSAEIIEIQGQTCVISVSQDISDRKRAEEKLRASEAFLAAAQRIAHVGSCEVDLLNNNTTWSEELFRIFDLDPNQPKPTCEEFRQYIHPDDRELWEKKFNSTLVEGKIQKIEYRIVRSNGSIRHIEARGEPVLNQQGQVQKLLIIMMDISDRKQAEIAVQKAKEAADKANRAKSEFLSNMSHELRTPLNAILGFTQLLARDSSLKFEQKEHLGIISRSGEHLLNLINNILQMSKIEVGQVTVNKNNFDLYRLLESIEKMFQLQAEKKNLQLIIDIAPDLPQYVQTDESKLRQTLINILGNAIKFTQEGGVTLRVRMKEEAIKKKEDERISQKDNFPVKQLKSIDLEPIEIAKNQEKIYNWELTESTKNIKNSLCFSDDSSFFLQFEIEDTGLGIAPEEIDNLFKPFVQTESGMKAQEGTGLGLPISRQFVQLMGGDITVNSDINKGSIFKFNIEISLPDIVEIQGSETTRRVIGLEAGQPEYRILAVDDRIESRLLLVRLLTSLGFCVRAAENGAVAVDLWSSWEPHLILMDMRMPVMDGYEATKRIKAHLKGQATVIIALTASAFDEERSIILSTGCDDFVAKPFREQVILEKMAKYLGVRYLYEEQVLSSSPSGRRSPSLTNQESESGQSDSSFILEPSSFQGMPLEWIDKLYDAADSVDNDNIFQLLSEIPSERANLSKALAQLVNNFRCDKILDLIEELRNL, encoded by the coding sequence ATGAATAAACCTGTAATTATCTGTGTTGATGATGAACCGACAATTTTAGAAAGTTTGAAAATTGAGCTAAAAAAGGCGCTGGGGGAAGAATATACAATTGAAACTGCGGAAGGAGGGGTCGATGCTTTAGAGTTAGTAACTGAGCTGATCGACGAAGAGGGATGCGAAGTACCTTTAGTGATTTCTGATTACTTCATGCCCGATATAAAAGGGGATGAATTGTTAAAGCAGATTCACAGTATTTCCCCGAAAACAATCAAAATTTTGCTAACCGGGCAAGCTGATTTGCAAGCTGTTTCCAATGCTATTAAATATGCTCAACTATATCGTTACATCGCTAAACCTTGGCACCAGTCCGACCTGATTTTGACCGTAAGAGAAGCAATTCGCAGTTATTCTCAGGACAAACAACTAGCAGATCAAAATGTTAAACTTCAGCAGCTAAATGAGGAACTAGAAACGCTGGTAGAGCAGCGGACGGCTGAACTGCGACTTTCTGAGGAAAAGTTTGCTAAGGCTTTTCGATCTTCTCCCAACCCAATTACTATTACTAGACTTAGCGACGGACAACATATCGAAGTTAATGATGCTTTCTGCGCTATGATTAGTTGCACCTCCGAAGAAATCATTGGTAAAACTGCTATTGAGCTAGGTCTTTGGGCCAATGAAAAAGACCGCGCTCGCCTTTTTCAAGGCTTAGCAGAACAAGGTATAGTTCGCAACTATGAATTTCAATTTTGCCCAAAAACAGGCGAAATCAGAACAGCGCTCCTCTCAGCAGAAATCATTGAGATCCAAGGACAAACCTGCGTAATTTCTGTCAGTCAGGATATCAGCGATCGCAAACGGGCAGAAGAAAAACTTCGCGCCTCAGAAGCTTTTTTAGCAGCAGCTCAGCGAATAGCCCATGTTGGTAGTTGCGAAGTCGATCTATTGAATAATAATACTACTTGGTCAGAAGAACTCTTCCGAATCTTTGATCTCGATCCAAATCAACCTAAACCCACTTGTGAGGAGTTTCGTCAGTACATTCATCCCGACGACAGAGAACTTTGGGAAAAAAAATTTAACAGCACTCTTGTTGAAGGTAAAATCCAGAAAATAGAATATCGAATTGTACGATCTAACGGTTCTATTCGCCACATAGAAGCCAGAGGAGAACCAGTTTTAAATCAGCAGGGACAAGTACAGAAACTATTGATAATCATGATGGATATTAGCGACAGAAAACAGGCAGAAATAGCGGTGCAAAAGGCAAAAGAAGCTGCTGATAAAGCCAACCGAGCGAAAAGCGAGTTCCTTTCAAATATGAGCCACGAACTGCGTACTCCTCTGAATGCTATTCTCGGTTTTACCCAATTGCTAGCCCGTGATTCGTCCCTCAAATTCGAGCAAAAAGAACACTTAGGAATTATTAGCCGTAGTGGAGAACATTTACTTAATCTGATCAACAATATTCTGCAAATGTCCAAAATAGAAGTAGGTCAGGTGACGGTTAATAAAAACAATTTCGATCTCTATCGCCTGCTAGAAAGTATAGAGAAGATGTTTCAGTTACAAGCAGAAAAAAAGAATTTGCAGCTAATTATTGATATTGCCCCAGACCTTCCCCAATATGTGCAAACAGATGAAAGTAAATTACGCCAAACCTTAATTAATATTTTAGGAAATGCGATCAAGTTTACGCAAGAAGGGGGAGTGACATTGCGTGTCAGAATGAAAGAAGAAGCAATAAAAAAGAAAGAAGATGAAAGAATAAGTCAAAAAGATAATTTCCCCGTAAAGCAATTAAAATCTATAGATTTAGAGCCAATAGAGATCGCCAAAAACCAGGAGAAAATCTACAATTGGGAGTTAACAGAGTCAACTAAAAATATAAAAAATTCGCTCTGCTTTTCTGATGATTCTTCTTTCTTCCTTCAGTTTGAGATTGAAGATACTGGTTTGGGAATTGCACCCGAAGAAATAGACAACTTATTTAAGCCTTTCGTACAAACAGAATCAGGTATGAAAGCTCAAGAAGGAACTGGTTTAGGTTTACCAATTAGCAGACAATTTGTGCAATTAATGGGAGGAGATATTACCGTCAATAGCGATATAAATAAGGGAAGTATTTTCAAATTCAACATTGAAATTAGTCTTCCTGATATAGTTGAAATTCAAGGGTCAGAAACAACTAGGCGGGTCATTGGACTAGAAGCAGGACAACCAGAATACCGGATCTTAGCCGTTGACGATCGTATTGAAAGCCGACTTCTGCTAGTAAGATTGCTGACATCACTCGGCTTTTGTGTGCGCGCCGCCGAAAATGGAGCAGTTGCTGTTGATTTGTGGTCTAGTTGGGAACCCCACCTAATTTTGATGGATATGAGGATGCCAGTGATGGACGGGTATGAAGCCACAAAACGAATTAAAGCCCATTTAAAAGGTCAGGCAACAGTAATTATTGCCCTGACAGCAAGTGCTTTTGATGAAGAGCGATCTATTATTTTATCAACAGGTTGTGATGACTTTGTAGCCAAGCCGTTTCGAGAACAGGTGATCTTAGAAAAGATGGCTAAATATTTAGGAGTACGTTATCTTTATGAAGAACAAGTTTTATCTTCGTCCCCAAGCGGAAGGCGATCCCCATCTTTAACAAATCAGGAATCAGAAAGCGGACAATCAGATTCATCCTTTATTTTAGAGCCTTCATCTTTCCAAGGGATGCCTCTTGAGTGGATCGATAAATTGTACGATGCGGCTGACTCTGTTGATAACGACAACATTTTTCAGTTGCTTTCCGAAATACCTAGCGAGCGCGCTAATTTGAGTAAAGCATTAGCACAGCTAGTCAATAACTTCCGCTGTGATAAAATTCTGGATTTAATTGAGGAACTTAGAAATTTGTAG
- a CDS encoding response regulator, producing MSKSAILCVDDEIVVLNSLKIQLKKEFGDTYAYEVAESADEALEVIEELKDEETDILVIVSDWLMPGIKGDEFLIKVHEKYPNIVKVMLTGQADESAIDRAKKKAELHACLHKPWDRKELISTIKSGLKKS from the coding sequence ATGTCTAAGTCAGCAATTTTATGTGTGGATGATGAAATAGTGGTTTTAAATAGTTTGAAAATCCAACTCAAAAAAGAGTTTGGGGATACTTATGCCTACGAAGTGGCAGAAAGTGCCGACGAAGCATTAGAAGTAATTGAAGAATTAAAAGATGAAGAGACTGATATTTTAGTGATTGTTTCTGATTGGTTAATGCCCGGTATTAAGGGAGATGAATTTCTAATTAAAGTTCATGAAAAATATCCAAATATTGTTAAGGTAATGTTGACAGGTCAAGCCGATGAGTCAGCTATCGATCGGGCTAAGAAGAAGGCGGAACTACACGCTTGCTTGCACAAGCCTTGGGACAGGAAGGAATTGATTTCAACGATAAAATCTGGGTTGAAAAAATCATGA
- a CDS encoding CBS domain-containing protein, with product MSQNLSDTQSLLERAIDRNPLLIAPGVPVTEAIAAMSYSRASYTLIVEKNKLMGIFTERDVVKLTASKTPLEGVAISQVMTQNLITIAFLEAGDIYSVLALFRSSKIRHLPIVDEQGYPIGVVTPDSLRQVLKPTDLLQMGRVGEIMTTAVITAPANASVFEVAQQMATNRKSCVVICQSCGYSEAIANGKPLKPIGIITEKDLVKFTATGLDIAQIPAEKLMSSPLLPVQLNTNLWQTHEMMQKHEIRRLVVVDTDGYLVGIVTQSTLLYAIDPIEMYATVEILQQTIAEKTQELRTVNEKMQQEATQRQQAEEKLRQLNESLEEQIKHQTLELRQANAQLKQEICDRTEAEAEVRRLNAELEQRVQERTAQLAASNQELALVLTNLQTAQQELIHSEKMAALGQLIAGVAHEINTPLAAIRSSVQNILEFFTENLERLPRFFQELSLERQQYFFTLLQKSTQQADTLSSKEKRQLKKSLQRQLESQEIAEADSLACTLADIGVGGEIEPFLPLLKAADSQTILQAAYQFATVQKSTRTIATATERAAKIVFALKSYGRYDNSGKKVSANIAEGIETVLTLYHYQIKQGVEVVRSYDPNLPYILCYPDELNQVWTNLLYNALQAMNYRGTLHIEVKQQEQSLLVSIIDTGKGIPPEIMPRIFEPFFTTKAPGEGSGLGLDIVKKIIDKHQGEIQVESWSGKTRFTVVLPLNSN from the coding sequence TTCTGATACACAAAGTTTACTAGAGCGAGCAATCGATCGCAATCCATTGCTAATAGCTCCGGGCGTTCCTGTTACGGAAGCGATCGCAGCCATGAGTTACTCTCGCGCTAGCTATACATTGATAGTAGAAAAAAACAAGTTAATGGGGATTTTTACCGAGCGCGATGTAGTCAAACTCACTGCTAGTAAAACCCCTTTAGAAGGAGTTGCTATCTCCCAAGTAATGACGCAAAATTTGATTACGATCGCCTTTCTAGAAGCTGGCGATATCTACTCAGTATTAGCCCTGTTCCGTTCCTCCAAAATTCGCCACCTGCCCATCGTAGACGAGCAAGGATACCCGATTGGTGTTGTCACCCCCGATAGTTTGCGACAGGTTCTCAAACCCACTGACTTGCTGCAAATGGGGCGCGTAGGAGAAATTATGACAACAGCGGTAATTACTGCCCCTGCAAATGCTTCAGTTTTTGAAGTTGCTCAGCAGATGGCAACCAACAGAAAAAGCTGCGTAGTTATTTGCCAATCTTGCGGTTATTCAGAAGCGATTGCTAATGGTAAACCCCTCAAACCTATTGGCATTATTACCGAAAAAGATCTGGTTAAATTTACAGCGACTGGACTTGATATTGCCCAAATTCCCGCAGAAAAATTGATGAGTTCTCCGTTGCTACCAGTACAACTCAATACTAATCTCTGGCAGACACATGAGATGATGCAAAAGCACGAAATTAGGCGGTTAGTGGTAGTAGATACAGATGGATATTTAGTAGGAATTGTGACGCAATCTACCCTGTTGTATGCAATAGATCCCATCGAAATGTATGCTACTGTAGAAATTTTGCAGCAAACCATCGCAGAAAAAACCCAAGAGTTGAGAACAGTTAATGAGAAAATGCAACAGGAAGCAACGCAGCGGCAACAGGCAGAAGAGAAGTTGCGGCAGCTAAATGAAAGTTTAGAAGAACAAATTAAACACCAAACCCTGGAACTGAGACAAGCTAACGCTCAACTCAAGCAGGAAATTTGCGATCGCACCGAAGCCGAAGCCGAAGTGCGCCGCCTCAACGCTGAACTCGAACAACGAGTGCAAGAACGCACGGCACAACTGGCAGCAAGCAACCAAGAATTAGCGCTAGTCCTTACTAATTTGCAAACAGCACAACAAGAGTTAATTCACTCAGAAAAAATGGCAGCTCTAGGACAACTAATTGCCGGAGTAGCCCATGAAATCAATACTCCTTTAGCAGCAATTCGCTCCTCTGTACAGAATATATTAGAGTTTTTTACAGAAAATTTAGAACGTTTACCAAGATTTTTTCAAGAACTATCCTTAGAACGCCAACAGTATTTCTTTACCCTGCTGCAAAAGTCAACCCAGCAAGCAGATACCTTATCAAGTAAAGAAAAACGCCAGCTCAAAAAATCTTTGCAGCGTCAGCTAGAATCGCAAGAAATTGCAGAAGCCGACAGCCTTGCCTGTACCTTAGCAGATATCGGTGTCGGCGGTGAAATCGAACCATTTTTACCTCTGTTAAAAGCCGCCGATAGTCAAACTATTTTACAAGCCGCCTATCAATTTGCCACAGTCCAGAAAAGTACCCGCACGATTGCGACTGCCACAGAACGTGCTGCCAAAATAGTATTTGCATTAAAAAGTTACGGTCGTTATGATAATTCTGGCAAAAAAGTATCTGCAAATATCGCTGAGGGAATAGAAACCGTATTAACTCTTTACCACTACCAAATCAAACAAGGTGTTGAAGTAGTTAGAAGCTACGACCCTAATTTGCCATATATACTGTGCTATCCTGATGAACTGAATCAAGTTTGGACAAACTTGCTTTATAATGCTTTGCAAGCGATGAATTATCGAGGCACTTTACACATTGAAGTCAAGCAACAGGAGCAAAGCTTATTAGTCAGCATCATCGATACAGGGAAAGGTATCCCTCCAGAGATTATGCCGAGAATATTTGAGCCATTCTTCACTACTAAAGCCCCTGGGGAAGGCAGCGGTTTAGGGTTAGATATTGTCAAAAAAATCATTGACAAACATCAGGGCGAAATTCAAGTAGAATCTTGGTCAGGAAAAACTCGATTTACTGTAGTTTTGCCCCTCAATTCAAACTAA